cagcacctcaatccatgggtcataccagatgagagactcccccctgggcacacagaagactgggcgacttggaaggtgctgaacagactgcgctctggcaccacgagatgcggagccaatcttaagaaatggggctacagggtggaatcctcggcatgcgagtgcggagaagaacaaaccactgaccacctgctacaatgcaccctgagccttgccacatgcacgatggaggaccttcttgcggcaacaccagaggcactccaagtggccagatactggtcaaaggacatttaaccaactaccaaatttgcaaaaatctctgtgtgtttttttttctttttaatctgtgtgtttgttttgctctgttagaattgtaatacaatggtatggttgctgatgacacgataaataatacaGCCGtagagctagcattgtccgtcaacacctcctaggtcatttaaccagcatgactgcatggagtgctgttaccttcctgctgaagcaatacctatttatctactcacttttacatgtttttgaactgatacgttggctgaagctgggcctAACCACTGAAGCTCACCCCCACCTCACAGATTCACACCGGTGACATTTTGGtcaataagttcagcagctcagtggtttaacccactacaccatcGTGGCCCCTTAAAACTTCCATAATTACATAGCACTGAgttgtggcagttgaagtggtgtcaagcttcattaatgctacagtgtagatctaCCCTTATTCTTTTGAAAAccatttttttggaaaaaatagaaCTAAGCAGCGAGCCACTTCTCTTCCCCTCATTTTTTAAATCATTCTGGTCATCTGAAAATCACAGATACTGTAATTGACTCCTAGATCTGCCAGAGTTGCCCATCACTGGCATAACATGTGTATAGTGAGATGGATTGTTCTTCTGGatgccattactggatggctttGTTACGAGATTAGCTTTCCACTGGAACTGTGAAAATAAAGCATTCAGCATTCTAGCCTAGAATTAAATGTCACCTCACCACAGCTCTCAATATGCTACAGGCCATTGTTGCCTGCCTCTTTTAATGTTTCAATAAGTCCAGAATGGCCTTTTaaagatgtgttcattttctttttctttccacttgAGATTACAAATTATAGTTTAACTTTTTTTAGTCCAATCTGCCCTGTAGCAAAAATGGCATTTTCCAGAGGTCTTATTTAAGAATTTTAAAATTCAGTGGAATCAGCTGGGAATGTTTTTATTCAAAGcacaggctctctctctctctctcttcctctctctccccgcAACCCTTCTCAAAGTTTGACCAAGTGTTCCGTGTCAACTACAACAGCCCAGGgaacacaaagagaatatttGCCTTCAATTCAGCGCTTTAGACAAGTGCTCAGTATTCCGTGAGGTCAGCATACCTATCCTACCGAGATAAAGGCACATTGTTTGAATTATACAGTCTTTTTGAAGAGCTTGTGCTTTATAAAGTCTAGTTTGAATGGAGCTGTTGGATGTTATTTTGCAGCAGGTGACATGTCTGACGAAAGGCTATATATTTTTGAAATCTATAACATAGCTTATTCTCACACTGAAACTGCGAGTTCAATAGTTTTCTAATGAGCGATCATGGCTTGTGTTCTCACTAAGCTCCGTTCTCGTCCATACTCAACAATAGGGGAAAACACTTCATTGCCGATGAAGATGTCTGTACAAAGCTTTCTCTAACCTTGAAATGTGTCATGGGGCAGTTCTAATGATGTGGTGCTAATACATTCAAGCCCTCAGTTCCCCAGATCATATTTTTATGTTTAAACCGTTCTAGACCATGAGCTTTTTCAAGTACTACTGTATTGTAATAGTACTTCTAGACAGGTCTATCAACTACATAAGCAGAGATGGGTGCTTGAACAGACAAACtgtgtccccttccacacaactgaataaaatcccacaatatctgctttgaactggaatatatggcagtgtggactcagataacccagttcaaagcagaaactgtgggattttctgccttaatattctgggttatatggctatgtggaagggccctgtgttatTTTGTAGGGATACTCTGGCCTCAATAGTTTTACTTTGTGTTGAAATTGGTGCCAAAAAAGGGAGAGTTGGCATCAGAGAAGGGACAAAATGCTTATCTGTTGATCCAAAGATCTTCCTAACCTTCCAGAAACACATTAACCTCACAAATAAGGTTCCCGTGGtggtaagccgctctgagtccccttcagggtgagaagggcagcatataaatgtcataaataaataaataaataaataaataaaaacaattgacTTCACCAACTTAAGGTAGAAATCGAATGATAGAGATAGGATGAAGCTTTCCTTTTCTTACTATCTATTTTCTTGAATCACTTTTTCTGGatataagaaagaaaggaacacaGAGTTTTTGCTATATTTGGTTAGAATAGCAAACATGGCAGTCAATTCATCTGGTTCACTAGAACAGGGTATTTTTATACTCAGGCAAGCATATTCATCCAGCACATTCATTCCAGCTAGGGAGTCTGGTATCTAAACAAGTAACATTTACAAGGTCTGCTTGTATATAAAAAGAGATGGAAAACTTGCCATCCTGCTGATGATTTAGCCTGCAGCTTTCATCATCTGCTTTAAGCATGGCCAATGGTAAGCAAATGAGTTAAAGCATTACAACAACGTCCACtaatccagtggttttcaactttcctaatgccacaaccccttaatacagttcctcatgttgttatgacctccaaccataaaattattttcattgctacttcataactgtaattttgctactgtcatcaatcataatgtaaatatctgatatgcaggatgttttttcattcactggaccaaatttggcacaagtacctaatatgcccaaatttgaatactggtggggttggtggtggggattgaatttgtcatttgggagttgtagtttctaggatttatagttaacctacaatgaaagagcattctgaactctaccaatgggtttggtgggcattggccttgagttttggagttgtagttcccttgcatccagagagaactgtggactcaaacaatgatggatctggaccaaacttggcatgaatacccaatatgcccaaatatgaactctagtggagtttggggaaaatagaccttgacatttgggagttgtaattgctctgatttatagttcacctacaatccaagagcattctgaaccccaccaatgacagaactgggccaaacttcccacacagaacccccttgaccaacaaaaaatactgtgttttctgatggtctttggcgacctctttgacaccccctcacgacccccaggttgagaaactctgctctaatcTATAAAGCATTGCTGAGTGATGTCTGTTTGGCTTTTTCttgaaaatataatcaaaatggAGTTAGGTTCCTTCTAGACAGGGAACACCCACTGCCTAACTGCAGAGAGTGGGGTATTCAGTGGAGAGCTCTGTTTAATGTTCAGtcaacaaaaatattggaaatatcTCTTGATACTTTCATGATACAGTACTTTCTTTTGTTAAGCAGCTTGTAGATGTGGCAGttactttaaaaacaacaaaatatctCTCTTACTTGTTCAAAGCACTTCTGGTCAATCGTGAATCTTCTATTTGTTTGCTCTTGCTGTGTGTTTCAATGATTTCCTCCCAGAAATTCTTCAAGCCATGGGCATCATGGACTACCACATGATGGCGTTTGGAGCCAGTATATCTGTTCATTTTCTGGAAAGAAAGCAACAGAATGTACAGAAAGGAATTCTTATGAGTGATCTTTTGAGGAAAAATATATATGCAAAGAAAACAGTGGGTTCCCTTTTACCTGAATGGCAAAAATGAAAAACTTCTCTTAAATTGATAATTGAAATGTGAAAATATATGACtccttttaaaataagttgtttgGCTAGAGCTACATCTCAGGCTACATCAGTTTATATTTCATCAGAATAGCCTGTCTCATACATAAGAATATGTTGCACTATAACTACTCAATTGGGTTCGTCTATTACAATAGAATATATTGCCCCTCTCAAGCCGGCCTCTCAAAATTATAGTTGTCTTCTTGcccttctcacatatttatgtggACAGTTTGCAACTCAGTTTTGACCACTGCCAAACAAAATCATCCCTCAAAATGTTAAATTTTTTCAAAAATCCCTGTTTGCATTTGACAGAAGCGTTCCTTCTACTTTGACATTTTAAAACTCAATACAGTAGTGCCATTTTGAATGAATTTTCCCTTAAGTTTACAGACTTGGTTAAAGCTTTCAGGATAAGATCAGGCACTACTAGTTCTTGTATGAAATATCACCAGAATGTTTTGGAGTGCAATAAAACACTCCTCTAAATATTTTCTGtgtgctttttattattattttaatttgtacatATTGCAAGTATTCGTGCAAGAATACTTTCTTCAAAAAGCTCCACACATTTCTTCATCCATACATttttacatcccccccccccccccccaatgatccATATGATGTATCCTGTCTTTTGGTTTATTTTGTCATGGATTTCTGACACTAGTCACCATTTTTAAACCCATAGCATGTTGGGTTGTATTCTGCTCTGGGACTTTTTGATGCAGCCAAGAGAAAAGCCCAAGTCTGTCTGCATTGCTTcattccttctgtacctcttaaGAGGTCCAATTTATTGATGTTTGGAATGGGGAAGTGGCTTTTCCTATGGAGGTTTGCCTTTCTTTCCCcgttatctttcttttttttttttcaaagttacaAATTTATAGATATATTGAAATAAACACAAATAATTCGTTAATAAAAACTTTTTACAATAGACAAGTTTAGCCTCTCAATGACAGTCTGCTGTTTGTTCCTCCTTATAAAACACCCAATATAACTCGTTGCCATTCTTAAAAGAGGTGCTTAAACCTAGACTGAAAATCAGCTCCCTTGTACTACCCAAGCTATTCAAGATGTCGAGATGTTTTGAATGCTTGATATCCAACATTCATTAGCTAGATTAAGAACTGTGATAtagcaaactggaagccagtgaGAAAAAGATAATCTATATATACTATTGTTCCCATCTATATTTGAAATCTGCTGAGTTACCCACAGCTTCACAAACATGGGGAGGAGAGCGTTAAGTTGCAGAATCAATACATCTCTACATTTACATTTATCATTCTATTTAGCagattgaattttttttcttcttgcttCCCTTCCTTTGCCGTTATAGTTCTAAAGTGATATGTGTCCGTCAAGGAATGTGGATAGTGGGGGAAAACACATGGGGAGGGAAtgatgggaagggaaagaagcTCAGCCCACATCAGAATTAACCATGATTCAAgcagaggagaaaaaagaatggatgaaacCGTGGTATAGTTAGGCTGTGACTTCATGCAGAAGCGGGAACAACTTTGTGAAATCCAGAAACAGAATTCACTTGACATTTACCAGAACTACTGGCCCATCTCGAGGAGACCCAAAAATAATCTGTGCTTCCTGAGACATCATTGATCCATTTTCAGAAGCTGGGAATACTTTTAAAAAGCCCTTTTGAAGAACTTATTCCAACAATGCCAATATATTCGTTTTAGTAGGCCTGTTCTGGCAACAATCCTGTTGGTATTTACTACCTGAGTTTGCTATCAGATGGAGAACTTGATTTGCAGTTTCTTTCGTTAAAAACAGAGAACACTCCGTAATTTCTTTACACACTTTAGGTCAGTATTCTGATGAACTATACATTTGTGTATGTAAGAAAGAAGAACACCACAATGAACTTGAAATTCCTGCTTTCTGCTATAAGGTTCTCTTATGAACCTTTCCAAGAATATTCATGCtgtatacaaatatttaaactttTTCACCCAAGTGAAAACTTAATTTGTGATATCCTCACTCTGGTGCTCATTCACTCTCCTCACTTCCCTACTCAAGAAAGTTGCTCTGGTTCCATATCTTCTATGTTTCTAGTGGACAGCCAAAACATGCCATGCAGATATGTTCTGCATGGCATTCAGTGTCTGAAActgctgttttatctgttttaaggCTGGATACTAGGATTGATTGATTTAGGAGctacggtggcacaatggattaaacccttttgCTGACAGAACTGctgttcgaatccatgagatggagtgagcatccatctgtcagctccagcttcccaggtggggacatgagaaaagcctcccacaggatggtaaaacatctgggtgtctctgagcaacgtctctgcagatggccagttctctcacaccagaagtgacttgcagtttctcaaatcacttctgacatgataagaaAAGGTTTTAGACTGCATTtaggaatttaaaaaatacatttgcaGTAGTGGATTCCCAGATTCGGTTAGCGTTAtatcttggtttttctttattgtaattgctgtttcgggcttggcctcatgtaagccacactgagttcccatcgtggcagggtataaataaagatgatgatgatgatgatgatgatgattattattattattattattattattattattaccatttacaccttattttatttttctgattatttaatatttaatgttttttttacttaagtgatatttgcctttactgttctaatgtagaacaaatcctatgtaaaGTTATACtattttttgacattaatattgaaatctgaaatatatacagcatCTACATTCTTGGATTCAGCCATACATcttgaaaaaaatcccaaaagcaaaacttttgctgttttatataagggacactattttactactCCATTGTATGTAATGGCACTTggatatccacagattttgatatccatgagaggtcctggaaccaaactccagttgataccaagggcccattgtattttaatgtattttaaaaatgttcttataTAGTTTTAATTAGCTTTCATTTGTTCATGGAGTTCCTGgtgatgcaatggattaaaccc
This genomic interval from Anolis sagrei isolate rAnoSag1 chromosome 2, rAnoSag1.mat, whole genome shotgun sequence contains the following:
- the LOC132766448 gene encoding protein FAM240B-like; the encoded protein is MNRYTGSKRHHVVVHDAHGLKNFWEEIIETHSKSKQIEDSRLTRSALNKLRREWAQRLEGRIKMLQKTSEKPKVQGSLLPIETFQPMHKTAA